In candidate division KSB1 bacterium, the genomic stretch AATTTCGCGTACGTACACATTCCATGAGCAGCTCAGCGTCTTCCAGCTATTTTCGCACGCGCATCAACTCATGACCGAGTTCCGCGCGACGATTGTCGGCGGACCGCGAGACGGCGAACTCATCTACCTGACGCAGGATTGGGAGCACCCGCCGATTCTCAATCTCGATCCGCCCGTCGTCTTCGAGGCGGGACAGGGGATCCGCTGCGACGTCACCTACAATAACTGGCGGGAGATTGCCGTGCACTTCGGGTTGACCAGTGAAGACGAGATGATGATTCTGTTCGGCTACTACTATCCGGGTGTTTCCGCGGCGGACGAACCGCCGATGGTTGCGCACGATGCAGAACTCCTGGGAAACTACCCGAATCCTTTCAATCCGTCAACCACGATTCTCTACGTGCTGAATGCTCCGCAGTCTGTGCGACTCCAAGTCTTTGACTTGACCGGGCGACTGGTCGCGACACTGGTCAACGGACCGCAGCAGGCCGGTGACCATCGTGTCTCGTGGAATGGAATGGACGCCAACGGCGTCGCCGCACCCAGCGGCGTGTATTTCTACACACTGGAAGCGGGCATATTCTCCGACGCGAACAAGATGCTGCTACTCAAGTAGCACTGGAATCCATCACACACGACGAGGGCCTGCACGCGCAGGCCCTCGTTTGTTCCCGGGTGCTCGCCTTGACTCAGCGAATCAGCGTCACGCGCAGCGGTGCGGAAGCGACGCCCGATTGCACATAGTAGCGGCCACTGGCAAGACCGGCGAAGTCCAGATTCCGCAAATGGTTCCCGCGTGAAAGTGACCCCAGTGTGACCGCGCGTACGCGTTGACCCAATTCATTCAGAATGTCGATTCGCACATCCTGACTCCGCGGCAATTCGAGCGAAATCGTCAACTGCCCGTTGAACGGATTCGGAAAGGCCTGCATCATCCGCGCCGAGGTCAGGTTCGCCCGCGACGGAGCGTGCTCCGTGCGCCAGCTCGCGTCCCACTTCACATCGTAATCGCCCGGCTGCCAACGACTGCTCCAGGCAACGGCAGCCCCAAGTTCGTTGGATGTCAAGCTCAAGCCGCCGTCGAATCTTGCCGAATTCGTCGCGCTGACTTGCAGTGGAGCCTCCATCGTCCAGGGCTCCGCGAGACTTCCGGCCACCACATACACCGAGCCGGCGGCCGAGTCGATTTCGCCGGCGATGAACGCCAACGAGAAATGTTCATGGTCATTTTCGACCGCAAGCTGCGGAGCGACGGCGTGGTCAAACGTTATCGGCAACGAATCCACCGGCGCGAAGCTCAGACCTCCGTCGGGTGAATAGGTGTAGTAGAGCCGCGACGGTGACGATGCAGACGCGCGACGCGCGTAACACAGGACTACCGCTTGCTCCCACGCGCACAGCACGGGGTCGGACATCAGGCTGCTTGAGGAGTCGAGAACTTCCTCGGCGCTCCAGTCCAGCCCTCGGTTCTCGCTCCGGTACAGCCGCAGGGATGGTCCTGAGCTGCCCGGACGATCAATCGTGGCGGCGACAAGCAACCGCTCTTCCGCCCCGCTCCACGCGTCGCAGATCGCCACGCCCGACTCGGGCGACGGGCCGAATGGAGGTGCAATGTCCCGACCAAAGCTGTTCGGAGCTTCGTCGTCATAGCCTTGCGCGAAGCGCAACCACCCGCGCGGCGGATCGGCCTGATATTCAATCCACACGGTGTTGACGCGAGCATCCGGCGAATGAAACTCGGCGTCGCTGTACATCGCAATGGCCGCCGGAGTCAGCGGCTGCGGACGGGCCGCCAGCGAATCGTGGACGGCAGCCTCCCAGTCGGAATCGCTCCACAAGAACCGATACCAATCCACGACCCCGTCGAATCCCTGCGCGCAGACATAGACGTAGCCGGCGTGCCGGCAGGACGCGAAGAACGTGCTGCCCGTCGCGTTCGTCGAGATACCTCGCCAATTCACACCGGCGTTATTCGCAAA encodes the following:
- a CDS encoding T9SS type A sorting domain-containing protein; amino-acid sequence: MCAASAPAQPLDWWTDAAIFATTANEATPLLASSADGRSLMSICRSDPGGMALRFANNAGVNWRGISTNATGSTFFASCRHAGYVYVCAQGFDGVVDWYRFLWSDSDWEAAVHDSLAARPQPLTPAAIAMYSDAEFHSPDARVNTVWIEYQADPPRGWLRFAQGYDDEAPNSFGRDIAPPFGPSPESGVAICDAWSGAEERLLVAATIDRPGSSGPSLRLYRSENRGLDWSAEEVLDSSSSLMSDPVLCAWEQAVVLCYARRASASSPSRLYYTYSPDGGLSFAPVDSLPITFDHAVAPQLAVENDHEHFSLAFIAGEIDSAAGSVYVVAGSLAEPWTMEAPLQVSATNSARFDGGLSLTSNELGAAVAWSSRWQPGDYDVKWDASWRTEHAPSRANLTSARMMQAFPNPFNGQLTISLELPRSQDVRIDILNELGQRVRAVTLGSLSRGNHLRNLDFAGLASGRYYVQSGVASAPLRVTLIR